A portion of the Bufo bufo chromosome 11 unlocalized genomic scaffold, aBufBuf1.1 SUPER_11_unloc_2, whole genome shotgun sequence genome contains these proteins:
- the LOC120983007 gene encoding protein argonaute-2-like isoform X1 — protein sequence MEGAPNPSKKPSGSQQSSTSAILSQGSSQTPTSGQQSQGSCQGQTGSSSQYGSGKQDQSSGQQGSGYQQGQGQSSGQQGGGYQQGQDQSSGQQGGGYQQGQDQSSGQQGGGYQQGQDQTGGSQGSGQQSCGTQQGGQSQGRGQDSSYNFRQGKDKP from the exons ATGGAAGGAG caCCAAACCCCTCCAAGAAG CCTTCTGGCAGCCAACAGAGCTCG acctcAGCTATATTAAGCCAAGGAAGCAGCCAAACCCCAACCAGTGGTCAACAGAGCCAGGGAAGTTGCCAAGGGCAAACTGGCAGCAGCTCCCAGTATGGCAGTGGAAAACAAGATCAAAGCAGTGGCCAGCAGGGTAGTGGATATCAACAAGGACAGGGTCAGAGTAGTGGTCAGCAGGGTGGTGGATACCAACAAGGACAGGATCAGAGCAGTGGTCAACAGGGTGGTGGATACCAACAAGGACAGGATCAGAGCAGTGGTCAGCAGGGTGGTGGATACCAACAAGGACAGGATCAGACTGGGGGAAGTCAGGGCAGTGGGCAACAAAGTTGTGGAACCCAGCAAGGAGGACAGAGTCAAGGACGTGGACAGGATTCTTCTTATAACTTTAGACAAGGAAAAGATAAGCCATAA
- the LOC120983007 gene encoding protein argonaute-2-like isoform X2, producing MEGAPNPSKKPSGSQQSSTSAILSQGSSQTPTSGQQSQGSCQGQTGSSSQYGSGKQDQSSGQQGSGYQQGQGQSSGQQGGGYQQGQDQSSGQQGGGYQQGQDQSSGQQTGGSQGSGQQSCGTQQGGQSQGRGQDSSYNFRQGKDKP from the exons ATGGAAGGAG caCCAAACCCCTCCAAGAAG CCTTCTGGCAGCCAACAGAGCTCG acctcAGCTATATTAAGCCAAGGAAGCAGCCAAACCCCAACCAGTGGTCAACAGAGCCAGGGAAGTTGCCAAGGGCAAACTGGCAGCAGCTCCCAGTATGGCAGTGGAAAACAAGATCAAAGCAGTGGCCAGCAGGGTAGTGGATATCAACAAGGACAGGGTCAGAGTAGTGGTCAGCAGGGTGGTGGATACCAACAAGGACAGGATCAGAGCAGTGGTCAACAGGGTGGTGGATACCAACAAGGACAGGATCAGAGCAGTGGTCAGCAG ACTGGGGGAAGTCAGGGCAGTGGGCAACAAAGTTGTGGAACCCAGCAAGGAGGACAGAGTCAAGGACGTGGACAGGATTCTTCTTATAACTTTAGACAAGGAAAAGATAAGCCATAA